One Paenibacillus sp. SYP-B4298 genomic window, ATTTGCCTGACGAGGACCGCAAGGAGACCAAGGAAGAAGCGAAGCAGCGGATTACCGCAGATCTGGCGAAGGCCGAGGAACGGCTGACAGCGGAGCTTGGCAATACGGATCGTATCATCGCTTTCCCTTACGGCGCCTTCAATGATACGGTGATGGAAGTGCTGAAGTCACTAGACATCCACATTTCCTTCACGGTCAAGAAAGGCATCAATTCCAGTGCGGAAGCCAATGGTTTCCGCGTGAACGGAGCTGACGTCAAGGAGAATCCACAGATCGTCATTAATCATCTCAAGACGATCAGCGCAGCTTCTTATGGCGATGCGCAAGGCAACTCCTCTAGCAAGCTCGTGTCGCTGCGCGCCTATTGCGACAAGAATGGCATCAGCCTTGCCTGGGATGCCGCCAAGCGCCAAGCCGTACTCTCCTTCAGCAAGTCGGCATAACCGACTCGAACATGATGCCCTCCAGGCTCTAGCAAGCGCCTGGAGGGCTTTTTGACGCATTCACATCGCCCTAACTCTCGCCAGCCGCCGTTGCAACTGGCCGTCCCGCTGCTTGTCATTTTATGTTACGATCACTATATCGACAGAAATAGTAGCCGAAGCTTACATCCTGCACTGATGGAGAGAGATAGATATGGACATCTATATCGCCAATTATATCGTGATCGTCTCGGTCGCAGGGGCATTGAATGTGCTGCTGGGATTGTATGCATGGTTCAAGAAAACCAGCTTTACCGGTATCCGCATCTTTTCCGCCATGTCCTTTGCCTCGTCGTTCTACATCTTCGGCTTCGCCATGGAGCTGGGAAGCGTATCCTTGGAGGAGATCAAGTTCTGGATTCAAGTGGAGTATATCGGGCTGCCGTTCATCTCCCCGCTCTGCATGATTATGGTCGGACATTTCGTCGGGGCAGAACGGTTCAGGAGCAAGCGGCTGTTCGGGCTGCTGATGGTGATCCCCGTCCTATCGGTTCTGATGCTCTATACCAATGATGATCATCACCTGTTCTACCGAACCATTTATTTGCGCGGAGACATGGCCACCCCGCTCGCTGACATGGTATTTGGCGAATGGTATGTCATTCATGGCAGCTACACCTTCGGGTGCATTGTTGTATCTGGTTACCTGCTGATCCGCCGGCTGCGCAACATCGAAGCCGCCTACCGGGCTCAGATCATCGTCATGCTGGCTGGCGTCTTCCTGCCTATGATCGGGTCCTTCCTGTATCTGGTTAGTCTGACGCCTTACGGCATGGACCCTGTGCCGGTCATCATGTGCCTGACCTCGGGCATGTATGCCTGGGCGGTGTTGTCCAATGGCATGTTCACCATCACGCCGGTCGCCCGCGAGGTGATCTTCGAGAGCATGCGCGATGGTGTGCTTGTGCTCGATGAGCACAATCGGCTGGTCGACTATAACTCCGCAGCGGCCTTGATGCTGCGAACTCTGGGGGCTTCCACTATCGGAACCCCGCTCAGCAGCCTCTGGTCTAGCCAGCCGGGGGGCTCAGGCGCGATTGATGCCTTCGATGAAGCCAGAGAGGAACAGATACTGCGGTGGCGAAGGGATGGCGCCATCTATACCTACGGCGTGCGCACCTCGCCGATCCTTCGCAAGGAGCAGCCGATCGGGCGCACCATTATTTTGACCGATGTCACCGAACGGACGGCGCTGGAGGAACAGTTGCGTTATATGGCGTCTATGGATGGTCTGACTCGAATCTATAATCGATCCTATTTCATGCATGAGACCAAGGAAAAAATGGCAAGCGCCTCCTATACAGGCCGCTTCGTCTCCCTCATTCTGCTGGATATTGACTATTTCAAGCGGATCAACGATGGCTACGGACACGATATTGGGGATACCGCACTGGTGCATGTTGTCAATGTCTGCCGAGGGCATGTACCGGTGGACGGTATTTTGGGGCGCTATGGCGGGGAAGAATTTATGCTCTGCCTGTTCGGCTACAGTTTGTCGCAGTCAGGCGAGCTGGCTGAGCGCATTCGCCTTGATATAGCAGGCCATCCGCTTGAGCTCTCTGATGCCTCGCTTACGCTCTCCGCCAGCTTCGGCATCGCATCCGGCACCGCAGGTCAGATCACGCTGGAGGAATTGCTGCGACGGGCAGACCAGGCGCTGTATACCTCCAAGGCCGGAGGACGCAACTGCATCCATCTGGCAGCAGACGAGGGGAATATCCGGCTAGAGATGGGACAGCGTGAATTGCTTGAGCCATAAGCGAAGCGCACGGCAGCACGGCAGCACGTAGCTTTGCGAGCCCGCAGGACGCAAGAGACCGTGCGCTTCGACGCAGCAGCTTTAATCACGAAACAGTACTCGTTGCCCAAGCAGCCCCACAGCAAAGATTGCAAGACATATCCATGATGAGACACTCCATGTCGGGAGCCATTCCTTGCCGAATACAGCAACACAGACGATAGCTCCTATGAACACCGTATTCAGTGCGATAAATTGCCACTTCATGCTCTGCTTTCCTTGCTTGAAGGAGCTCTTGTGAACAACCGCAAGCAGCAGCCGGACAAACAGCAACGATGACAGGCCGATCGCTACAGGCACCATGAGCGGAATATCCACGAGTTGACTTCCCTCCCCGTCACCTCCAAATGATCGGATCAGAGGGAACAGTCCTTGCACCAAGAAATACCAGGTCAAGGCGATCCAGGGCACCATAACAAGCAGCTTCAATTGTTCCTGCTTCCCTGCTCGGGGCAATTGCTCTATCAATTCCTTGCAGTACCCTTCCGGGTCCTCTCCGAACACCTCACGTGCACTCTTACCCCCATGCTGGGCCTCAATCAGATGTTGCAGCAGCTCCAGCAGCAGCTCCTCTCCTTGCCGTTCCTCCACTCCGCTGGTGCGGATATATACCATCATGTCACTGTAATAGCGTTCGTTATCTGGATGAAGCTGCTCCCGCAGCCTATTGTTCTCCTCAATCATATGCCGGATCGAACGCTGTTCATCGCGTACAGCATTTTTCTTCATCGGTACTCCCTCCCTATCGCTTTGGCATCATACTCCTGTTGGAAGTATCCTGTTAGCTCCCTTGCGCAAGCGTCTGATCCACGCTTGATCTCAGGTGAGTCCAGTTATGCCGGAATTGCTGCAATATACTTGCTCCCTCATCTGTCAGACGATAATATTTGCGGGGCGGCCCACCTGAACGTATATCTGCCTTCATGTAGCCTTCAATCCACTTTTCCTTCTGCATACGCAGAAGCAGCGGGTAGATGCTGCCCTCGCTGACATAGTCGAAGCCACTGCGCTCCAGCAAGAGGCACAGCTCATAGCCATATACCTCATGCTTGTCGATAATGGCCAATATGCAGCCTTCAAGTATTCCCTTCAACATCTGCGTGTAACCCGATCTGCTCATCCCTCTGCCCTCCTGCGCCTCGAATGATGATTAACTATATTGCAATACAAGATAGTTAATCTAACAAGATTAGGCCCCCTTAGAAAGCGGCTTAACACGCATGCAACTCCAATAGAGCGGAGTTCTGGTACATCGCACACCCATGGGTCGAGCGGCATCCACTGAATACCCATCCCCACAGTCGAATCGACTGTCTGGACAACATAACGAGCGGGTAAACCAAACTACCTTGTATTATCATATAGTTTAGGGTAGACCGCTCGTTTTGTCAATCCTGCCAGCAGCCGCCAGCTTCCTGTTCCGTCGATTACTGCTTCACATGAATGGTCAGCGCGTCGTTACCCGGGCCTTTCTTGAGCGTGGCGCCAAGTCCCTCCACTACAGCCCGCAGCGGAGCATAGGAGCAGGTTTTCCCGTACCAGAAAACTCGCCTCGTCCTCATTCGTCAATAGACAACAACAAGCTTTGACAACCCTTTCATGTTCCATTACGATGTGTATAGAAAATAGTTCATTCAATTTATTGGAGGCGGATCGGTCTTATGGCTAACGAACAGGTTAAAGCAGGCTACTTCGGGGAATTCGGAGGCAGCTTCGTCCCGCCGGAGCTGCAGGAGGTGCTCGACTACCTCGGTGAGCAATTCTTGAAAT contains:
- a CDS encoding histidine kinase N-terminal 7TM domain-containing diguanylate cyclase; translation: MDIYIANYIVIVSVAGALNVLLGLYAWFKKTSFTGIRIFSAMSFASSFYIFGFAMELGSVSLEEIKFWIQVEYIGLPFISPLCMIMVGHFVGAERFRSKRLFGLLMVIPVLSVLMLYTNDDHHLFYRTIYLRGDMATPLADMVFGEWYVIHGSYTFGCIVVSGYLLIRRLRNIEAAYRAQIIVMLAGVFLPMIGSFLYLVSLTPYGMDPVPVIMCLTSGMYAWAVLSNGMFTITPVAREVIFESMRDGVLVLDEHNRLVDYNSAAALMLRTLGASTIGTPLSSLWSSQPGGSGAIDAFDEAREEQILRWRRDGAIYTYGVRTSPILRKEQPIGRTIILTDVTERTALEEQLRYMASMDGLTRIYNRSYFMHETKEKMASASYTGRFVSLILLDIDYFKRINDGYGHDIGDTALVHVVNVCRGHVPVDGILGRYGGEEFMLCLFGYSLSQSGELAERIRLDIAGHPLELSDASLTLSASFGIASGTAGQITLEELLRRADQALYTSKAGGRNCIHLAADEGNIRLEMGQRELLEP
- a CDS encoding DUF1129 family protein, which codes for MKKNAVRDEQRSIRHMIEENNRLREQLHPDNERYYSDMMVYIRTSGVEERQGEELLLELLQHLIEAQHGGKSAREVFGEDPEGYCKELIEQLPRAGKQEQLKLLVMVPWIALTWYFLVQGLFPLIRSFGGDGEGSQLVDIPLMVPVAIGLSSLLFVRLLLAVVHKSSFKQGKQSMKWQFIALNTVFIGAIVCVAVFGKEWLPTWSVSSWICLAIFAVGLLGQRVLFRD
- a CDS encoding PadR family transcriptional regulator → MSRSGYTQMLKGILEGCILAIIDKHEVYGYELCLLLERSGFDYVSEGSIYPLLLRMQKEKWIEGYMKADIRSGGPPRKYYRLTDEGASILQQFRHNWTHLRSSVDQTLAQGS